In Hemicordylus capensis ecotype Gifberg chromosome 8, rHemCap1.1.pri, whole genome shotgun sequence, the DNA window TTGCTGACTCTGGCAAAGCCCTGCAGCTTCAGGGTCCCTGGAGGACACGGGTCAAGCTGACTTGCTCACTTTCCCCAGACGACTATTGCCAAGTCCGTAGCCAAAGTCTGCAACCTCATGCCAGGCACCATCTCTGGAATGTGCCAGTGTCTGATGGAGAAATACACCGAGATCATCGTGGACGGGCTCATGAAGAAGCTGGGGCCGCGCCTGATCTGCGGGCTGATGATGATGTGTGCCACCGCGGAACCCGGCGATGCAGGTACGAGGCCGGCTGGGGCGGGCACTTGCTCCTGGGCCCAgggaacctccccctccccacagcgccATTCCTGCCACAAGCACAGAGTGTCTAAAAAGGAAGCAGCCCCAGAGGCAGGCTCTGTTGCAGCACGGCGGCTTGTAGAAGCTTCAGAACAAGCCTCTTTCTTGGAGCAGACGCTGGAACGGGACTGGGCtccgtgcagcagcagcagcccaaagcgttttcttcatttggcaagcatgggtgcgggggggggggggggaaccttgccAACCGCGAGGCCAAGTGGTCGTGAAAGGCACGAGGCAGATTATAGAGAGCAACCAACTGCCAACGGAGAGCAACAGAAGTGGACTGCAGTCCACAAAAGCTGCTGCTACAGCAGAGTGTGTTGACCTGgaaggtggctggtcttgtggtagcaagcatgactggtccccatagctaagcagggtctgccctagttgcatatgaatgggagactagaagtgtgagcactgcaagatattcccctcaggggatgaagccgctctgggaagagcagaaggatccaagttccctccctggcagcatctccaagacagggcggagagagagagatgcctgcctgcagccttggagaagccgctgccagtctgtgaaggcaatactgagacagatagaccaatggtctgactcagtatatggcagcttcctatgttcatttccTATGTTTGTGGCCCTGGGCTTTTTGCCACTGAGGCTTGCCTGCTGTTTTCAGGGAAGAGCAAGGTGGGTGGGTGCGGAGAAATACTTTGCCCCAGGCTGGCAACCACAAGTCACACCTGCCAGCCACTTAGAGGGAGTGTTGGAGCTGCACTTGCTAGGCAGCCCCCCCCAAGACCCACCCCCCTGCTCCCCCAAAGCAAACAAAAGCTTTGCCTGGGACTggagagcagcagggaggaggcaaaAGCCCCCCAGGGGGCCAGGAGAGGCAGcccctcctgcccacaggcaAGCCAGCCCTGAAGAGCAACAGAGGCACCTGCAGTCagcaaggagcaggaggaggaggtggcggcggcttcCCAAGCAGCAGGAACAGGGGGGCTGCAAGGGACGCTGGGAGAGGCAAGCGCTTTCCTCCGGGAGGACCAAGTCCCCTTGTGCTGGAGTTCTGCATTTCTCCACTAGAGATTCCCTGGGGACCACAGCACCACGCCCAGGCCGACGAATGCCAGGCCTGCCTCGCTCTCAGCAGCCAAGCGGAGGCTGCCCTCCAGGCAAACGGCACCCAGGCTGAAGTGGAAGGAGCCTTGCTTGCAGCCTGCCGCAGGAGCCAGCTGGGCTGGCAGGAGGTGGGTGTCTCCAGGGCGGCAGCTGGGCCCTTTCCCCAAGTTCAAAACACTCAGAGTTtatgggggagcaacagcagcaggggtgggggtctgccttcatctcctgcttgcagACTTTCCTGGGGGCATTCGACTGGCCACGCAGGGGTCAGCCTTGCGACACCAACGTCCCCGAGGAGTTCTCCGACAGCCTTGCTAGCAGCAAGAAGATGGACGTTCCCATATTAAGAACCATCTTCCATATAGGGCCACGTCCAAGAGGCAGATGGATTTCTACCACTGCAGCCTGTGCCTCACTGTGGCACGCAGCCGGGGGACTTCCAAGGACCCAACTATCTGTAACGACACACACAGATATCCAGCAGTATTAGGCCCCACCCCGCCCAGTCCCCTCCTCCACAACAGAAAGCAGCAGGTGCTCGGagtcccccctccagcctcccactcTTGTTTCCAACTAGCAAAGCTACCTGGACCCAACTgccagcgagagagagagagagagagaggggtgggcgGGGAATTCCCCCTGGCTGCAATGTCACCAGCAGAATCACCCACCGGGGGCTGAGCCTCCAGGGAGGGCTGCCATTGCGGATCCTCCGGCCCAGGGAATATGGGCTCCATGTTTAAACCTCGCCCTGCTCTCCTGCAGTGCCATCGCTTCATGGGCCGGCACCAGGCAAAGCTGTCCACGCTGCTCGCCAAGTCTTGGAGCTCCCAGGCTGCGTGCCAGGTAGGAAGGCTTTGCTCTTGCTAGAGGGGGCGCCCCTTCAGAACCCCTCTCCCTAACGGTAGGTCCGAGTCTGAGACTGTTGGGATGCAGAGCCGAGGGCGTTTGGCAAGCAGCCAGGACTTTTCAAAGGATGCCAACTGCTGGCGACAGGTAAGGGCAGGTTGTCAGATGCGCATGTGCACAAGGTCGGGCTTTCCCGATGTGCAAGAGGAACTAGGGGCTCAGTTAAACATAGCCTGGCTCACTTGCGCGAGTCATGCAGAGCTCTGCCCTTTTGCTggctcagaggagaggagagctggtcttgtggtagcgagcatgacttgtccccatagctaagcagggtctgccctggttgcatctgaatgggagactgcatgtgtgagcactgcaagatattccccttgggatggagccgctctgggaagagcagaaggttccaagtgccctccctggcagcatctccaagacagggctgagagggattcctgcctgcaaccttggagaagccgctgccagtctgtgaagacaatactgagctagatggaccaatggtctgacgcagcatatggcagcttcctatgttccctagtGGGGTATATCTTGCTCGCTGCTGCTTTCCATCTTATTTACTGCATTAGCTAATTGGCTTGCCACCAGCTGCTCAATGCAATGGGCAGCAAAACCAAGTGCAGAGGTGTCAAGGTGTCAGAATACACATGTGAAAGAGGAAGATAAGAAACTAAACAGATGCTGCTGCTTGAATGCAAGGGCTACGATCCCCCATGCCTGAtgcaatggggagggggagagatttgaGCCACCCTCCTCAGAattgcccccgcccccagtcaTGCAGACATGTCTGCAGAGGAGGACGACTGCGAGGTCAGGGGAGGCGTGCCTGCACCCACGCGTAGGGCAGCAGGGACGACTCTTCCTCCTGCTTTTTACCGTATCATGTGTTAACAGGAACTGGGCGCCTGTGGGGCCGAGGGGCCGTTTCCAGGAGCCACCGCCTGCGCACAGGGCCCGACTTACTGGTGCTCCAGCTTAAGTGCTGCCAGGCAATGCCAGGTGAGAACTGGGTCTGCTTCGTTTGGCAGCTCACGCATGCGCGCGCCCAGGCCCTCCCACCACTTCAGGGAGACAGCGGCAACATCTGAAGGGTGCAGCTGAATGTCTGTGAAAGCTGCCTGGCCATCCAAAGGAGCCAATGGCCAGCCGAGAAGGCCAGGCCCAGCCCCTGCTGAATTGGCCCGGCTCCCTGGAAGCCCTGACCCTCGGATTGCCCTAGCTTGGACACGATGCTCAAGGGCAGGTGGAGAACGAGGTTCGGCCAGTTCATGGAGCCCTTTTGAACCAGCGCGCTGATTTCAGCAGCTGTCCACCTTCCCTGTGATGCCGGGGCCTGGGATGGCCCCGGAAGAGAAacctttactcaccccttcagtGTCCCGGTCCTGGACATATCCgagagaagggcttgaaggagcCCCTTCATGCAGCTGGGCTGGGATCTtaatttctcccctccctcctcctcttctaggCTGTTCAACACTGCCAGGCTCACATCTGGCTGTAGCCAGACTAGGAGGAACCAGGGGCTTGTGGGAGAAGGCTCAGGTCCTTGCTCTCTGTCTCCAGTCGCTCGGATTCTCTCTACAGGCTaaccactggtggtggtgggacgaTGACTGTTAAGGATTCCTATTCACATGCTCTTAAATATTAAATGTCAACCTCTCAAATGGTATTGTGTCTTTTTTTGGAGGcgaggggtgggaggcaggggaaAAGAGCCAAACTGTCGAATTAGGAGGCACTTGGTCTAGTTCAGGAGCTCTCAaactggctctccagatgttggacttcaattcccatcatccctagaaacaatggcctttgtggcaagggatgatgggaattgaccaacatctggggacccagtttgaGTATTCCTGGCTAGTTAAATGGCTGACCAtctatgttgctgctgcagctgagtAACTAGAAAACAAAGTTTCAAGTCTCCTCCTGTTAAAGATTTGTTGCTACCAATACAGCTCTTGAATGATTGCTTCGGGCTGGGACACTCAGTTCACAAGACAGGACCTCAGTGGTGAAGTCAGAACTTTCAGCCAACACATCAACCAAAGGGAGCAGAACTCTCCAGCTCATCAAGTGTCTGATTTccgaaatttaaaaaacaaccaggCACTATATAAAAAACAAGTACACATTTAATGCACACCGACCTGAAAGCAGAAGTGTCCAACACAGCACATGGGAAAGACCTCCTCAAATCACTCTCCATCCAAGAAGTTACTTAAACTGGCTTATTCCCCAGCTAAGCCTGTCAGATGGGAGAAATGCAGGGGGTGAGCTATGCCCACAAAGGTCtcagagagacactcctgccctTCCATCCCAGCAGAAGGATGGCCCAGTCGAAAGGGGCAGCAAGGAACCCCTGCTTGTCCAGCTGCActgctggggagggagagagtcAGCAGAGAGAGGCTTCTCAAGCAGCATGAGCTGGACTTCAAGGCCTCCTGCTTGGACTTCCCTGTCTGCAGAGGAGCGGGGGATCGCAGCTGCTTGCTCGCTTCTCCTCGTGAGGCTCCCACTGGCCTTTCAAGCCCCTTGCTGGTTGGTCTCTTCTTCGTTGTCCCGTCTCTTCCAGATCTACAGAAATACATCTGTAGTTGGCTTTTGGGCCATTCGGTGCAAATTCTGCCATCCTGAGGAATGGTTCAGGCCACACACACATTTGCTTAGTTGGGCTCTCTAGCCTCAATGGCAAACTTGGCAAGGTTAGTGTGGAGTTTGGATGGGccccctccctcaccctggcATGCTGCCCTTCCCATGGATCCAGAGCCCTCAAGGGATTGCGGGCCCCTTGGGTCTTTCCCCAGCAGAGTGTCCCTGCCGCTCTGCACAGGCAGCTTCCAGTGGATTTCACTCAGTGCTCAGAACATCGGCCCAACTAGCCAAGCTCGGAAGGCACACCTGATGACAAGACGCAGCACTCACCTGGATGTAGGCCTCCGAGAGTGTGATCATTTGCGGGAGGATGTCCGTCACTTGCAGATCTTGGAGCTCATACCACTTGCCTGTGCCCTGCCGgtcaacaaaaaatatttatacaccgcttttcaacacaagtttccaaagcagtttacacagagaaataatatataagataagatggatccctgtccccaaaaggctcacaatctaaaagaaacataaaatagagcaacagtcactggaagaatactgtgctgggagtggatggggccagttactctcccccactaaataaaaaGATGCCTCTATGCCCAGTTAAGCAGGGATCAGAGTCACGATGACACTGCCAGAGCGGGAAGCACTATCAGGTGATGGGCTAGCAATAGAGCACCTCAGCTCTGGCGAGGCTGCGGCTGAGACTCTGACCCCCCCCTCAAAAGTGCTCTTGGCTCACAACCAAGTCCAGAGGGCAGGAAGGCCACAGAAGAAGCCAAGGGCCTCAGAAGTGGCTAGAAAAAACCTGGGACAGTTTCAAAGGGTCaagcacattctctctctctctctccacacacacgtTCCAAGGAACAGAGCAATCCCCCTGGGAAGCCAGGCATGAGAGACAAGCTGTGAATGCTGCTCCTGACCACAGCAGGCAACAAGAGAAGGGCGGAGCTGGCCCCCACAGGACTCACATGATGCAAGACGTGAATCCTGTAGGCCCCTTCTGCCGGTTTCCCATCATGCACTATGTTCGCAATGAGGTCATAGGTGGTGTTCTTATGCACAGCTTGAACTTCCTCAGACAAGTATTCCCGGAGATCCACattcctgcagcagcagtggcagaggagAAGGCAACTGTCAGAGGCTGGGCCTCTGCAAAACCTGCAGCCTCCCTGCCCAAATGCAGGGCTCCCAAGACCTGCTTGCTTGCAACAAgcacccctctccccaccccacagaccCAGCACCGAGATCTCTGCCCTGCTCGGTTTTCTGCCAGAGGGGGCAACAGCAGCAAGCTGCCCCAAGCGCTGCCCATCTCCCCGCAAGGTGGCTGCGCCTCCTGGTACCTACGTGATGGGGAAGTTGACAATGGTGGGGTTCTTCTCCACAAAGAAGTTGTTCTTGGTGAACCTCTTGATGCAGAAGATCAGGTAAGGAGGCAGCTTCGTGAGCTGGAAGCGCTTGAGGAAGTTCTCCTTGTAGGTTTTATACTCCTGAAGGAGAGAGAGCCACATTGGGAGAGGCACTTTCGCAGGGAACCAGAGCCAGATAAACAAGACATCTGCTTCACGCTGGGTCTGTCGTCTTGGGCCTCAGCCCTCCTGCATGACGCAGAAGTCTTCTTTTAGCCAGGGAAGAGCCAACAGTGTCTTGGCGGAGAACTAAAGCACTGCTGGGACATGACTTGTCAAAGGCAGACATGCCCGGTCTCCAGCTGACCATTCTTCCCGCCCTTCCTTTGGAGCCAGATCGCAATTGCACAAGGGAGGGAAAAGTAGAAGGGATTCCATTTTTGCTTAGGGGCAGCAGGTACAAGTCTCATCATAACATCATGAGACACGGTTGCTCTTTCTCCAGCTCTGGTACCTTATTTCAGCAAAGCCATTCAAGTGCCTCATCTCACAGAAGGCCACAAAATCAGTCCCAGGAAGCAAAAAGTGCCCAGGTGCTAGAACAGAGAACTCCAAGGATTCGGCGGTGCTGCCTTTGTCTTCTCTCCccagatgggggcggggggagagcagcagcGCATCAGACAGCTGGCACCAGAGACCAGCAGGCCAGAGAACCGAGCCTGGTCAGCACTGCAAGACCTCTTGCTACAGAATCACAAGACTGAGCCTCTGGGGCACAAAGAGAGAAGCTGCTAGTACTTTAGAAAATGGGGATGGAGGGAGAAGTGTCCTGGCTGGACTTGCCAACAGCCATGCAGTGGCTGGAGTCCGACCACCTCTCCATCCCCATTATGGCTCTCAGCTCCAACTCCTCTGGTCCTCGTTGGGGAGACAAGAGAAGCAGAAGGGAGAGAGTTACCTTCTCGGTGATCCCGTTGAACTTGGCCAGGATGTTGAAGAGCGGCACCTGGGGGATGATGAGCTGCTCCTTCTCGTCCTTGTACAGGGGGGCCGTGGGCAGGTCCAGGGTCAGGTACATGAAGGTTGACTCCACCATTTTCTCCTGGTACTCATCATTCTGGagcagctgctccttctcctctgctggcTGAGAGGAGGAGACGACAGTGAGCTGGCCTGCAGAGCAGacgcaagagagctggtcttcgcATGGGAAGCACGGATggctccctttgctaagtagggctcACCTTGGCTTGCACTGGAAGCACTGGCTGCtgcaagatattgcccttagggaatggggccataactcagtggttaCTCATAACTGCATCTGCttggcgtgcagaaggtcccaggttcaatctctggcagcatctccaggtagggctgagagagactcctgcctggaagcttggagaagccactgccagtctgggtagacaatactaagctagaaggaccaatgattTGCCGCGAAATGA includes these proteins:
- the SFTPB gene encoding pulmonary surfactant-associated protein B isoform X3, which produces MTAIHCGALDHCMQAGRIRATNDTCTDCAQIITILIRMVKESSLQKAIQNYLKQECAAVVPQPLESRCQSLVDSYYDLFVASLEKQVDPGTICEKLGLCQPSPLERQNVLEVLLSELKQLLQLLEGDRLANRDPQGEPRVELPIPLPTCWMCTFLVGRIEATLPLTTIAKSVAKVCNLMPGTISGMCQCLMEKYTEIIVDGLMKKLGPRLICGLMMMCATAEPGDAEIPWGPQHHAQADECQACLALSSQAEAALQANGTQAEVEGALLAACRRSQLGWQECHRFMGRHQAKLSTLLAKSWSSQAACQELGACGAEGPFPGATACAQGPTYWCSSLSAARQCQAVQHCQAHIWL
- the SFTPB gene encoding pulmonary surfactant-associated protein B isoform X4, yielding MTAIHCGALDHCMQAGRIRATNQDTCTDCAQIITILIRMVKESSLQKAIQNYLKQECAAVVPQPLESRCQSLVDSYYDLFVASLEKQVDPGTICEKLGLCQPSPLERQNVLEVLLSELKQLLQLLEGDRLANRDPQTTIAKSVAKVCNLMPGTISGMCQCLMEKYTEIIVDGLMKKLGPRLICGLMMMCATAEPGDAEIPWGPQHHAQADECQACLALSSQAEAALQANGTQAEVEGALLAACRRSQLGWQECHRFMGRHQAKLSTLLAKSWSSQAACQELGACGAEGPFPGATACAQGPTYWCSSLSAARQCQAVQHCQAHIWL
- the SFTPB gene encoding pulmonary surfactant-associated protein B isoform X1 produces the protein MTAIHCGALDHCMQAGRIRATNQDTCTDCAQIITILIRMVKESSLQKAIQNYLKQECAAVVPQPLESRCQSLVDSYYDLFVASLEKQVDPGTICEKLGLCQPSPLERQNVLEVLLSELKQLLQLLEGDRLANRDPQGEPRVELPIPLPTCWMCTFLVGRIEATLPLTTIAKSVAKVCNLMPGTISGMCQCLMEKYTEIIVDGLMKKLGPRLICGLMMMCATAEPGDAEIPWGPQHHAQADECQACLALSSQAEAALQANGTQAEVEGALLAACRRSQLGWQECHRFMGRHQAKLSTLLAKSWSSQAACQELGACGAEGPFPGATACAQGPTYWCSSLSAARQCQAVQHCQAHIWL
- the SFTPB gene encoding pulmonary surfactant-associated protein B isoform X2, producing MTAIHCGALDHCMQAGRIRATNQDTCTDCAQIITILIRMVKESSLQKAIQNYLKQECAAVVPQPLESRCQSLVDSYYDLFVASLEKQDPGTICEKLGLCQPSPLERQNVLEVLLSELKQLLQLLEGDRLANRDPQGEPRVELPIPLPTCWMCTFLVGRIEATLPLTTIAKSVAKVCNLMPGTISGMCQCLMEKYTEIIVDGLMKKLGPRLICGLMMMCATAEPGDAEIPWGPQHHAQADECQACLALSSQAEAALQANGTQAEVEGALLAACRRSQLGWQECHRFMGRHQAKLSTLLAKSWSSQAACQELGACGAEGPFPGATACAQGPTYWCSSLSAARQCQAVQHCQAHIWL